The Malus domestica chromosome 06, GDT2T_hap1 genome has a segment encoding these proteins:
- the LOC103428261 gene encoding early light-induced protein 1, chloroplastic-like — protein sequence MYAIVSMQSIFTSSVAYGVGKSRVNQLIVSANYPVSLRKHAHMRVISMAKDDQKEQPTTYASENSEPAPSSPLPPRPSPKVTPKISDVLAFSGPAPERINGRLAMVGFVAALAVELSKGQDVFAQISNGAGIPLFLGTSILLTVASLVPLLKGVSAESKSKGLMTSDAELWNGRLAMLGLVALAFTEYVKGGTLV from the exons ATGTATGCAATAGTTTCCATGCAATCAATCTTTACAAGCTCTGTAGCTTATGGAGTTGGTAAGAGCAGAGTGAACCAGCTGATTGTTTCTGCTAATTATCCAGTTAGTCTACGTAAGCATGCTCACATGAGAGTAATCTCCATGGCCAAG GATGATCAGAAGGAGCAACCAACCACGTATGCATCAGAAAATTCAGAACCAGCTCCTTCATCACCTTTACCTCCTCGTCCTTCTCCTAAG GTTACCCCAAAGATTTCAGACGTGCTTGCATTTAGCGGGCCAGCACCGGAGAGAATCAACGGCAGGCTAGCAATGGTGGGATTTGTTGCAGCTCTAGCAGTGGAGCTATCCAAGGGTCAGGATGTGTTTGCTCAGATATCGAACGGTGCAGGGATCCCATTGTTTCTTGGCACCAGCATTTTATTGACAGTGGCATCCCTGGTTCCTTTACTGAAAGGGGTGAGTGCGGAGTCCAAATCAAAGGGGCTCATGACTTCAGATGCTGAGTTGTGGAATGGAAGGCTGGCAATGTTGGGACTTGTAGCTTTGGCCTTCACTGAGTATGTGAAGGGTGGGACCCTAGTGTAG